AATACACTTGATATGTTTCTGATTAATGCCTTAGTTTCTGTCTGATCAATACTTTGGTTTattagattatattttttgagaaataaatttattaaatttttagttaataaGTACATGAATATTTTCCGATAATAAATGCTATAAAGGATATTTAGTTGGTTGACAAAATAaggttttgaaaaaagaaaagaaaaaaagagagagacaaaaaagGACATTTAGTTGTTAAGAATGACTTTGACTAAAACCACATATTTCTAATCTTCCCCAACGACAACAAAATTTTTACACACAGTTTTTTACTTTACTACACAAATTCTTCCACGTTGACAAATAACAAGGCTACTTATTACACACCCATTGAAGCTTTAACAGTAGTGGACTATACTATAGTAtttatatttaacatttacATGTACCTATACACATCTTATACttatgtataaaattatttaaactcttttataagattatttatatatatacagtattctgaaatatgatttttttaatagaaattaCGTAAAAACGatggaaatgtttttgtatatgtttatttagttCCTTGGCGTATATTTTGTTCATAACGtatgttaaaatttataaatgtttgCAAAAaggtataatatatataatctgcACTTTTCATGAACGTTTGGAAACGAATTGTTTATAGTGATTAAGTGATTAGTGACAAGacgagaaaagaaaaaaaaaagtgattagTGACAAAAGGTCAAAAGCAGTATACACGTGTATATAGAAACCACCAGTATATAGAAAGAAGCAATacttattttagttaaaacattaaatttctATTCGTAGAGGTGGGTCTAGGTTTAGTAGTTAAATCTGcttaatatttgtttggtaAAATACAACAACTAGGAAGATGAACAACCAAATTTTGGataattaaactataaatagCTATCAGTGTTATCAATTACAGTCAGAGTAGTCTTGACTAAACCCTAAATGGTACAACCACACAAGAACCAAGCTCTAGTTAGCTAGTACCATCTATAGACTATAGTGATCAATACTATACATCACAAACAACTTTTGTAAGTATTCAATTATTAATGCATATATCATAATTAATGTTtacatatatgatttatttcataaatattgGATATGAACAGATTGTATATCACGCAGTTTTGTACGATAGGTAAATTGCAAGTAGCAAATAGAAGAATCTACAATAAACACTAATTGACGGATAAGTGACGagtattttttaataaacttgTGAAAGAAAGTTTTGATGGTCAATACTCGTCAATATAATGGAGGTTGGTTTTATCTGCTTTGGCGGCTACACGAATTTTGGTAGTGCACGCGATCGATCATTCCAATGACACCAAATGCGTGTAGTCGAGGTATCATGACAGTATTATATATAGTGTGAGAACGTGATTTCCATATAATTGATTCATCATCCATAGAATAGtattttgtattgttgttgtGTCATCATCTATAttgaatgtatatatgttgttgGCAAAAGAACCAAGAATTCCAGTATTAATAAATGTATTATAGATTGAGCAACGTTAGTAAAGTAATCCAACAAACACATCAGAGAGATAAATTTGATTCAAATATTGACAGATATATAGTACATTGTACGGTTGCATAATCTTGTAACGAATACAAGAATTCAAATACGAAGTCCCAAGAGGCAAACATAATATCACATAAAATggaaaacaaggaaaaaaaaaccagcCGGAGAAATTAAACACACGAATTATATACCCATAATTGAAAACTAagagattaggttttttttttcaaatcttgaGATAATCATTGTCAATAGGTTTAAGCACATGAGAAGCCTCTTCCTCAATGAACCTCAACTGTCCTTTCGTAAGGTGCAAGTAAACCATCCAATCTCTGTCGTCCACTGAACTGGGCATCGGCATAACGTATCCGGCGCTGCCTCCCCATGGGAAATGGTAAGATCCGAAAACCGGTGAGCCCCACCCGAAATCCACTTGGTTCACTGGAAAACTCCTTCCGGAAGAAACCACAAACGCAGGTCCATCGTCGGATCCGACGCTGTAGATTCTTGAAACCGCAGGTGTTGGTCGGCAAGTCTCAACCCAATCGATCAAATTCAAGAAATGTTCTTTGGTCACtgatttcttcaagaatctgTGAACCTCTTCGGTCACCCAAGATAGTGGCTTGCTGATCAAGTCATCGATTCTCTGCCCACCAAATGGGACTGAGAGAACGTTTCCGAAGtaagtattgttttctttctccataAGTCTCCTCCTTCCATCCACAACGATCCCGAGTTTCGAGGTCTTGATCGGGACTGGATCTTTTGCAGCGTGTTCTGCCACGAGTTTCCATAGAAACGCGCTGAATGATTCAAGTTTTGTCCTTTTACCGTTCTTCGAACTGCTGGCTAGAGTTTGGAGCTCTTGTAATGCGTTTGCTTTGATGTAATAGATACGGCTAGCAAGGAGATTTTCTGGATTGGTGGTTTCCTGTGGAGGGGGCAAGGACGTGACAGGCATATAAATCTGGTCTATAGATGGATCCATGACCAATGGTCGTCGTGGGTTTAGCAAAGATCTTCGAAAAGATGGTACACAAGAGATTGGTACATCTGATCGTGAGATCTCGGCCCACGATAAGAGGAACATGTTCATGGAATACGCGTCCGCTACACGATGATCAAATGTGCAGCCTACAACTATGCTCCCACATTTCAGTTGAGTCACCTGttcacaaaattaaacaaaaacctagttatatatatgttgttgtAGTGAACTATCGTTGAAACTGTTACCTGTATCGCTATGACTCCATGTTTCTTGATGGGGACTAGCTTGGCAATACTTTCATCAGGATCATACAGGTTAAGCTCTCGGAGCTCCACGTCAGCACCGGCTTCCACGAAATCTACGCCACGGTTGTTGCAGAGGATCTCCGGTTCTCCGGTAGGATTGGTGACGAGCTCGCCGGCAAAGGCGTAGTAGGAGACGAGAGTCTCTGCCAAAGCAGTCTTGAGGGTTTCATAAGCCACTGTGTTGGTAAAGTGAAGTGGTTTCTTGTAGCAAAAGCAAACGTGAACGTTGAGAGGAGGAAGGAGGAGGTCGAGGTTCGAGAGTGGGAGCCAGTGGTCCTGGAGGGGAAGAGCCGCCGTGATGACTTGCTTCCTGGTGGTGGTCACGTGGAAGCCACGTGCTTGCTCCGCCGCTTCTCCCatttggttgttgttttcGGAGAGAATGAAGAATGTTGTGTGGTGTGGGTTGTTGGAAGATGCTGTCTAGAAGAGAATTTATAACAGAGCTTAGGAGTGAATTAGGTGAAACTTTCCAACATTTCGCTGATTTATTAATTTGAGGAAACAGAACAAGCTGGTTTACGATAATGCGTACGGCCCATTAGTTTTCCGTTGGGCCATATTACCACCCATTGGGCCTTGATTTTTCAACGAGATAATTAGAAATAACTGTAAGCCAACAACGTGTTTTGCCGCATGTCACGAAGAAACAAGACACAGTCACTTGGATTCCCTCAATCTGCCAAGCAATTCTCTGAAACCTGTGTATTCTTTATATTGAGACCAAATATCACCGTGTTTGAATCTTCTTTCCAAAAAAACAGATTCTACAAAATTATTCTGAATCAGTTCCTTTTccttctcctctgtttcttttcatGTTTCAGGGACCATAGTCACCATCTCCGATCAAATTGCATATATCCGAGCATTCCACTAAGCTACAATTACAAGTCACAGCTCCGATAATTAAGATCCATGCTAATAAAGAAAGCAACGAACCCTTTAATCTAGAAAGAAGGATACCAGTAATTACGGCTACGAAATCCTTGCTTGAATACCACTAATGGCCTTTCATTTACAAGAGATCAAAATATCAGTCATGAAGAATTCAGAGAGAtataaacagaaacagagagagagagagagataccTTCTGATATTGATCGGTCCTTCTCCGTCTCCGCTGCGAATGCAAGTGTTTACGCATTTGACTGTACATTTCTCTgcgtttttggattttggtcgTTGGATCCTCTGTTTCTTACAGTCTTCCCCTGACAGCGTTTGCGGTACGTTAGATAACGTTTCTCCATCTTGCGGCGGCGGTGGAAGCTCTGCTGAAGCTACGGACACAGCAGCCATCATAACCGCCGCGGCTATAGCCCCGATCGTCGCCGTGGATATACGAACAGCCGCAGATCGAGTCACCAAGCGACTCTGACACTGACACTGATGAGATTTACTACTACCTCTGTTGTATAACAATTTCGCGCGATAGAGAGATGACGAAGGACAGTGTATTATCATTACTCTTGCTGATTTTCTTGTGCAGTTTTCTCATCAGACTCTCTGTCTTGCTTAAGCTAAGTGGTTCTCGTTCTACACTCTATCCTTGTTTAGACACGTGTCCGTTTCTGGTGGCTTGGAATTTAGATACTTCTCAAACTCCACCAAACGCCCAGTTAGATACTTATCAGAATCTCCTGCTTACGTGGCATTAAGATTCGTCTCTCTAAACCTTCTTCTCAATCACAGTAACACACTAACTGCAAATAAAACATGCACGTTTACAAATCTAATCAAAgaactaaattattattgattcAAAGTGTGAATACAAATTTCATCAAtacaaattaccaaaaaaaaagagtggtAGAGAATCTAAAGACTCTCTATTCTCTCTTATCTTACTTTgcttacacaaaaaaaaaacaaaaaaaaaaaaaaacacgttAACGTACTGTATATGTTACACTCTTGCCATTCCCGAATCAGAAATgtcaattttacaaaaatacaataaattaccaaaaataGAAGTGGGCAAGTGTGTGTGTGCGCGTGTGTGTATGTATAGATAGAATCAGAAGATCAGCCAACCAAACCCCATCAAACCTGAATCTCTCAACACTCTTGTCATCTGTGAAGAAGGCTGGCAttgctctctttcttcttcttctggaaaGTGGCATCCTTGGTTTAAAGCTCGCATGTTAATCCCTGACCCGTGACTGTTAAATACCAATCTAAGCTAATTTCACAATCTGTCTCTCTCTAACtggctcttcttcttcttcttccaaaaggTGTTACCTTCGAGAGAAGGATGAAAGTTTTTGCAACTTTGAATTGATCTTTCTAAatatacaagttttttttaacctgAGCCCCCAGCGACTTCTGCAGCTCTTTGTCTCATCATTTCCATTACAGCTGCTCTGCGCCGTGAATCTGATTGCTGCTGTAATCTTCTCAGATGCTCCTTTAGGTCCCTGAACAGAGAGACAGAGATGTTCACAATGATCATcaacacaaaatcaaatggACCAAATATGTTTCAC
This sequence is a window from Arabidopsis thaliana chromosome 1 sequence. Protein-coding genes within it:
- a CDS encoding uncharacterized protein (unknown protein; Has 30201 Blast hits to 17322 proteins in 780 species: Archae - 12; Bacteria - 1396; Metazoa - 17338; Fungi - 3422; Plants - 5037; Viruses - 0; Other Eukaryotes - 2996 (source: NCBI BLink).), with product MIIHCPSSSLYRAKLLYNRGSSKSHQCQCQSRLVTRSAAVRISTATIGAIAAAVMMAAVSVASAELPPPPQDGETLSNVPQTLSGEDCKKQRIQRPKSKNAEKCTVKCVNTCIRSGDGEGPINIRRPLVVFKQGFRSRNYCLVECSDICNLIGDGDYGP
- a CDS encoding HXXXD-type acyl-transferase family protein (HXXXD-type acyl-transferase family protein; FUNCTIONS IN: transferase activity, transferring acyl groups other than amino-acyl groups, transferase activity; INVOLVED IN: biological_process unknown; LOCATED IN: cellular_component unknown; EXPRESSED IN: root; CONTAINS InterPro DOMAIN/s: Transferase (InterPro:IPR003480); BEST Arabidopsis thaliana protein match is: HXXXD-type acyl-transferase family protein (TAIR:AT1G32910.1); Has 2253 Blast hits to 2240 proteins in 120 species: Archae - 0; Bacteria - 2; Metazoa - 0; Fungi - 21; Plants - 2228; Viruses - 0; Other Eukaryotes - 2 (source: NCBI BLink).), whose amino-acid sequence is MGEAAEQARGFHVTTTRKQVITAALPLQDHWLPLSNLDLLLPPLNVHVCFCYKKPLHFTNTVAYETLKTALAETLVSYYAFAGELVTNPTGEPEILCNNRGVDFVEAGADVELRELNLYDPDESIAKLVPIKKHGVIAIQVTQLKCGSIVVGCTFDHRVADAYSMNMFLLSWAEISRSDVPISCVPSFRRSLLNPRRPLVMDPSIDQIYMPVTSLPPPQETTNPENLLASRIYYIKANALQELQTLASSSKNGKRTKLESFSAFLWKLVAEHAAKDPVPIKTSKLGIVVDGRRRLMEKENNTYFGNVLSVPFGGQRIDDLISKPLSWVTEEVHRFLKKSVTKEHFLNLIDWVETCRPTPAVSRIYSVGSDDGPAFVVSSGRSFPVNQVDFGWGSPVFGSYHFPWGGSAGYVMPMPSSVDDRDWMVYLHLTKGQLRFIEEEASHVLKPIDNDYLKI